In a single window of the Jaculus jaculus isolate mJacJac1 chromosome 9, mJacJac1.mat.Y.cur, whole genome shotgun sequence genome:
- the Il22ra2 gene encoding interleukin-22 receptor subunit alpha-2 — protein sequence MPTHWFLCFLIRLVLAGRGGERGESQTAYEPLKPQRVRFQSRNFHNILHWQPGRTLADNSSIYFVQYKMYGERQWKNKEGCWGTPALFCDLTNETSALEEPYYGRVRSARAGSYSGWSLTPRFTPVWETTLDPPVVTVTQANASLLVGLHAPNLPYRDQNRKNISMEDYYEFVYRVFIINNSLKKEHKVYEGTQRAVQIQALKPHSSYCIVAEIYQPMLDRRSQRSKESCMKIL from the exons ATGCCTACACACTGGTTCCTCTGTTTCCTCATCAGGTTGGTCCTGGCCGGCAGAGGAGGTGAGAGAGGAG AAAGTCAGACAGCCTATGAACCTCTGAAGCCTCAGAGGGTCCGATTCCAATCTCGGAATTTCCACAACATCTTGCATTGGCAGCCTGGGCGGACTCTTGCTGACAATAGCAGTATCTACTTTGTGCAGTATAAAAT GTACggagagagacaatggaaaaataaagagggctgttGGGGGACCCCAGCACTCTTTTGTGACCTGACCAACGAGACGTCAGCTCTGGAGGAGCCTTACTATGGGAGGGTGAGGTCGGCCCGGGCCGGGAGCTATTCAGGCTGGAGCCTCACGCCACGCTTCACTCCGGTGTGGGAAA cCACACTAGACCCTCCAGTCGTGACTGTGACCCAAGCTAATGCATCTTTGCTGGTGGGTCTCCATGCTCCAAATTTGCCATATAGAgaccaaaatagaaaaaatatatctatggaagattactatgagtttgtaTACAgagtttttataattaacaactcaCTAAAAAAG GAGCATAAAGTGTATGAAGGCACTCAGAGGGCTGTTCAGATTCAAGCCCTCAAGCCTCATTCCAGTTACTGCATAGTGGCAGAAATATACCAGCCCATGTTGGACAGAAGAAGCCAGAGAAGTAAAGAGAGCTGTATGAAGATTCTATGA